A stretch of the Ictidomys tridecemlineatus isolate mIctTri1 chromosome 5, mIctTri1.hap1, whole genome shotgun sequence genome encodes the following:
- the Pax1 gene encoding paired box protein Pax-1, with amino-acid sequence MKFTLGLGSRAWRVSWERATEAGASPGAGSGALRGGALRVSSPRPGRRGSRLAHALPLCLSGGGGARALPDCSGPSPRRSGARQLVGSGAMEQTYGEVNQLGGVFVNGRPLPNAIRLRIVELAQLGIRPCDISRQLRVSHGCVSKILARYNETGSILPGAIGGSKPRVTTPNVVKHIRDYKQGDPGIFAWEIRDRLLADGVCDKYNVPSVSSISRILRNKIGSLAQPGPYEASKQPPPQPALPYNHIYQYPYPSPVSPTGAKMGSHPGVPGSAGHVSIPRSWPSAHSVSNILGIRTFMEQTGALAGSEGSAYSPKMEEWASVNRTAFPATPAVNGLEKPALEADIKYTQSASGISAVSSFLPACAYPASNQHSVYSAPGGGYLAPGPPWPPAQGPPLAPPGASVTVHGGELAAAMTFKHPSREVADRKPSSPGGKAPDALSSLHGLPIPASTS; translated from the exons ATGAAGTTCACCCTGGGCCTGGGGTCGCGGGCGTGGAGAGTGTCCTGGGAACGGGCGACAGAGGCGGGAGCAAGTCCTGGGGCGGGCAGTGGCGCGCTCCGCGGCGGCGCACTGCGCGTCTCCAGCCCGCGGCCCGGCCGCCGCGGATCTAGGCTCGCGCACGCCCTCCCTCTATGCCTCTCCGGCGGTGGCGGCGCCCGAGCTCTCCCGGACTGCTCCGGGCCCAGCCCCCGCCGCTCCGGCGCCAGGCAACTGGTTGGCTCAGGCGCTATGG AGCAGACCTACGGCGAAGTGAACCAGTTGGGCGGCGTGTTCGTCAATGGCCGCCCCCTGCCCAACGCCATCCGCTTGCGCATTGTGGAATTGGCACAGCTGGGCATCCGACCCTGTGACATCAGTCGGCAGCTTCGCGTCTCCCACGGCTGCGTGAGCAAGATTCTGGCGCGCTACAATGAGACGGGCTCCATTTTACCCGGGGCCATCGGGGGCAGCAAACCCCGCGTCACCACCCCCAACGTAGTAAAGCATATCCGGGACTACAAGCAGGGGGACCCCGGCATCTTTGCCTGGGAGATTCGCGACAGACTGCTGGCCGACGGCGTCTGCGACAAGTACAACGTACCCTCGGTGAGCTCCATCAGTCGCATCCTGCGCAACAAGATTGGCAGCCTAGCGCAACCCGGGCCTTACGAGGCAAGTAAGCAGCCGCCGCCGCAACCTGCACTGCCTTATAACCACATCTACCAGTATCCCTACCCCAGCCCGGTGTCGCCCACCGGCGCTAAGATGGGTAGCCATCCCGGGGTGCCGGGCTCGGCGGGCCACGTCAGCATTCCGCGTTCATGGCCCTCGGCACATTCGGTCAGCAACATCCTGGGCATCCGGACGTTTATGGAGCAAACAG GGGCCCTGGCCGGGAGCGAAGGCTCCGCCTATTCCCCCAAGATGGAAGAGTGGGCCAGCGTGAACCGCACGGCCTTCCCTGCCACCCCAGCAGTGAATGGGCTGGAGAAACCTGCCTTGGAAGCGGACATTAAATATACTCAG TCGGCCTCGGGCATCTCGGCTGTAAGCAGCTTCCTTCCAGCCTGCGCTTACCCAGCCTCCAACCAGCACAGCGTATATAGCGCGCCAGGCGGCGGGTACCTTGCCCCCGGCCCGCCTTGGCCACCGGCGCAGGGACCCCCGCTGGCACCCCCAGGGGCCAGCGTCACAGTACACGGCGGGGAACTTGCCGCAGCAATGACCTTCAAGCATCCTAGCCGAGAAG TGGCCGACCGGAAGCCTTCCAGTCCAGGGGGCAAGGCCCCCGATGCCCTCAGTAGCTTACATGGACTTCCCATCCCGGCCTCCACCTCCTAG